The Syngnathoides biaculeatus isolate LvHL_M chromosome 16, ASM1980259v1, whole genome shotgun sequence DNA segment AAGCGATTGTTCTTGCACACCAAGCCGAACAAGCCTCCGCCTGCCAAGCGcgggatgaaaaaaatgaaaacacacagaatatgacattttttagttggtatgtgggaaaaaaatgagttttgcgTGAAAATTGTTCAATGTTAAGGAAAAGTTAGGctgttcttgtattttttttaaatattcagcaACTACTCAGATGTGAAAAATAGAAACGGTGCATCACTATTTTATCAGTTTTAAGTTTAATTTAAGCAGTGTGTTCATTCCGATCTCAGGACTTATTTGGGTGAACAGAATGTTAAAAACTTATATGATGCAGCGGTGTTGGCGAGAAAATAATTATGATTTTTGACTCACGACAGTTCTTTTCAGTCTCCCGGCAATTGCGAGTTTTTTCGCCAAAAGACTTTTTCATACGGAGTCAAGTGATGATAAGTCCACCAAAATATGGCTCGACTTGAAACCACAAAAGCGGAGACCCGCTGGCCCGACCCACCGATGATTTCACCCACACCCAGCACCATGCCCGATATCCCGATGAGGCCTTTGGCCGCCTGGCCGAACTGCGCCGTGGCCCCCAGGCACGTCCCGTAGACGCCGCTGTAGAAGGACAGCTCCAGGCCTGCCGCGGGAGGACAACGCTGAAGAAGAGCGCCGGAGGAGGGCGGGGCTTAACACGCCGACGTAACCGCTCACCGCTGTAGGCCATGCAGGGACTCAGGAGGAGGATGTTTCTGGTCTTGAGGAGTTGCACCATGGACTCTGGAGAGGAAGACACTTCTATTAAAGGACACTTCATTTGCTACAACAACATCCATAACTTGTTTGAGTTTCAAGCGGCGCAATAATAAGTATTTGTCAGATGAGACTTACTTAAGTCATCACTGACCTCTCGCAGGGCCGTATTGGCTCTGTGCTTgtacctaaaaacaaaaaaatatcacttaTTAATTTCTATACTTCCCAAGGCCAAGCTTGTAACAACTCAATGTACTTATGtattaaatgcattttcttAAATGAAATAACTTAAAATGCCATTAATGAGTTCCagcaccctcccaaaaaaaatgccagaacTTTTTTTGTTACGTTTTTAATACAGACAAATGTCCCTTtattgtaaaatttaaaaataaatccggTCCTGAACCCATCTGAAAAACGGTAGGAGCACATCTGTACTGGAAACGTATCAGATGCCATGataaaatttgtaaaatataaaaacggGGCAGTCATACAAGACTCAAAGGAATAAGACCTTCTCAACTAAGTAACTCCGTAAAATGCAGAAATATCCGCCATTTTTCACAGACAGGGAATATAAACCTGTGCGTATTGTTCTCCTGTCTGTTTACATGTGCTGCTGTAGCGTTCGTGTTCAAACATCCGGTGATTAAAACCGTTGCAACAGTGACGGGGAGACTTGCATCACATGGGTAGCGAGCAGTGACTGTCCTTCCTCCTCCGAGAGCATTTCTTCCTCGGGCAGGCGAGTCCTCCTCAGCACCAGGAAGCTCAGCGTCCCCACGATGGAGGCCACCAGCAGGGAGAGGAAGATGTTCTTCCTGCTGCTGgctgaccacacacacacacacacacacacacacacacacacacacacacacacacacacacacacacacacacaaaaaaaaaaggataagaaAGTTTAACAACCAACCGGCCTTTATAATCATGCTTGCATCTTGATTGCAATCATTATGGTACTACCTGGTATTTCTGTTCTTCCATTCCAGTCCAGGTAAATGTACAGGTTGCCAAACAACATGCTGCAAATGAAGGAACATATGAAAAGGGTCCATTTCCTCTTTCTCTTCGCTCACGGGCAACAATTCTGACATTTTTGCAAGCAACACATAAATGTGTGTGTCAAGCTGATTGTCACATGATCCACTTCCACCAATGGAGCCACTTGATAAGACAGATTTTGAGTAAAATAGGTTTCAAAATCAGAGTTAATTCATGCTATTATGTAGtgaaatcaataaaacaataaataaaaaaaatcacaagttgaaatttgacagttttattttaaataattaaatactatataaatgatttttttaattaacaggaTTTTacacatgataaaacaataataataattatcacAATAAATCAACAGACCCGTTTCCTTTTTTCTAAattactgaaataaaaataataatcactgaataaaaaaaatacaataaatacataagCTTAATTTTCTTAATAACTATCAGAATTGACTAAACtggaattttcaaatatttttaaatatatttttttttcaaatgaaaagcaaaacctGTTTTAAGTGGATATATAGCAtgcatgaaagatttttttttatacttttactAATGCAAATTCTTTAAAGCTGCGTTATGTTGGGCAACAATGTGTCATTTTTAAGAGCTGTAAATGGTGGCGTTAACCTTTCGTGATTTTAAAAAGGCTTTTTGCACTAATGTGTGTtcttacaatgaaaaaaaattgacatttatgactttttttttttaataccttcaATAACAGCACTAAAATGCAACTGAAAAGCATTTTTACAGCACTATACCACATAATAAACTTAACAGCGCTCCTCGTAATCACGTTTGCATGCGCCGCTGTGCCAGTACCTGCACTGCAGCAGTGCCCAGAACATGCCCGTGTTCCTGTTGATGGTGGAAGCTTCCGAGTTCTCCACCAGAAACTGCCCTTGAGCCGTCCACAGCACTGCGGGGGGAGAGATTGGGcgtttataaatataataatgaaaaagaaagagcGTGCGGAGAAATGAATGGGCGAGGGGCAGCAGTTAATTGGCTGCACCAAGTGTGGCATTATTTTTTATGTCGTTACGTAACACGTGTTATCCCAGTACACAGCTGGGAAGGGGGGCATCGTCATGACCcactaaacctttttttttttcctcgctatAGAATGAAATCTGTTGTGAGTTTGATGCTCTGCAACCATTTCACGGtctatttttataatttatcaTTCATTTTAATCCTTCCGCCTCCAAATTTGACAGGTGCAGAGGTCTTTTATAAAGATGCCGCTTCCCACTCAAATCTAATCCACGACCGGGAAGGTAAAAAACCTGGAATCTAgcctcatttgtttttttttttcttcccccatttATGTTATTTATGACCTCACACGGTGCATTTTCATTGCCGCGTTTGCTCGGATGTTACTTGCTGGATGCAGCATTTGATGTACTGGCttggagttttatttttattttttttaaaatagacttaaaaaaaataaattgccctGTATtcaaaaaccacaaaataaaGCTGAAAGATTAAAAAGTCACCACGATCATCTTAAATGatcaatttaaattaaaaacacacaaataactGGAGGTGGACTCTggggaaaaatagaaaataaaaagaattgaCCTAAAATAACTACAAAATTAAATTGGCCTAGATCtctttgaatgcatttttgaaaaattaaaaaaacagaaaactaaactggttccttttaaaaaaaaattataaatgaatgcaatttttttaaatgcattttaaaaaaatcaagtcaGCTGGATTTAttaaattacaaattaaaaatatataatttgatctggatttttaaaatacactcctcataaatgataaaccaagctgatgtgtttttaaataaacaaatttaaCAAATAACAGTTGAACTTGAAAATATGACAACTATTTTTATATAATCtggattttgttcatttaaaaataaattaaacaactGGGATTTTAGataaagaaaattgaaaatagtatataaataaatggaaccggacttttttttaaatacattacaattgatttcattcaatttaaTAATAAGTAAAAATCGATTTAATAGatatttttacgttttttttttttcatgtcagaaGATGATTTCAAATAGCAACTGCACTTTTAAGtatgaataaattattttctcaaattttGATTGTGGTGGGGGTGTGGCGGGGGGGGCAGTGGACTTACTGGCGGCACCAACGCCGATCAGCACAGACATCAAATAGAACGACCATGTGGACGGCTCGATGAAGACGCCGATGTAGCCGCTAAAtgcaaaagatgacactgtgATCAGCGATTGATTGATCGGGTCTCACTCAACGTGATGGTGGTACCTGTAAAGCAGCCCGCTCACAAACATAGTCACCTTCGGCCCCAGCACTGACACCGCGGCGGGCGCCACCAAATTGGAAAACGAGAAGACTCCATAGATGATTCCCAGACTGGAAACAGAGAACAGGTAGTTGTGATTTTTGAAACCGGAAACATTCTATTTCAAACAtatatttgaacatttgagTAACCTGTGGTATCCGCTTCCCGTGAAGGTGTCGTTCTGCAGACTTTTCACCACAGTTTGCTAAAATACAGGCAAGAAGGAAGAGTCCAAATTTGATTACACTGCAGGGTCATTCGCAGCGGACCGGAACTCATTTGACTTGTGAGGAAAATTAGAAACACGAGATGCACATGACACGCTGATTGGTCGCTTTCTTTTCTGCTGGAGGATGCCGACATATTTTTGCTTGCATACAAGTTAATACTACTATATTATGGTAAATGGTAACAGAAaataatgtttcaaaaaaaatgtttcagagtaaataagaaacaacaaaaacgatTCAAACAATAAGAAAAATTATGTTATGCTCGGAAGGAGGGAAATTCACTGGATaaaatttaagaaataaatgataaatgataCTACATGATTAAAGTAAATAAAGTAATGCTTTGGGGGAACTTTCTTTAATGGACCATTTGACAAATGTATAATTTCATGCTTTTCAAGAGGTAATTTCTTAAAGTATTACACTAACAAAacgatttttaaatgtttcaaatggAGAAAATATTAATGTCACGTATTGAGTGAGCGGAATTCTTTAAAGCTGtaaataatttgcaaaaacacaaaaatagatAACCAGTTCATCAATAAATTAAGTGACAAACTGATGTTTTGCCTGAGGGAATTTAACAggcataaaatataaaataatatatcacATTATGCAGCCAAATCATTTTTATacctcaataaaataaaaacatatgtacaaaagcaaaataaaaacgtcttttggagaaaatattccacaaaAATACATCTTCAAAATAATCTTTAAATGTTTGGAGTGAGAAAAAAACtcgaaaataaaatattaaaatatatgcAAAAGGATAAAAACAGATCATTACAAGTTTGGGGAGGGGGAATAGACAAGAAAATAGTTGTATAAACTAGACAAAACTATAATGCGACTTTTTTAATTAggaaaattctgaaaaacaatttcattattacacccaaatattttttaatcataaaataatatacCAAATGATGCAGCCAAATCATTTTATacctcaataaaataaaaaaaaacatacatacaaaagcaaaacaaaaacgtcttttgaagaaaatattctacaaaaatgcatcttcaaattaatatttaaatgtttggaGCGAGAaaaatttctaaaataaaatatatgcaaAAGGATAAAAAGCTCATCGTTACAAGTTTGGGGAGGGggaatagacaaaaaaaaatagttgtaatAACTAGACAAAACTATAAtgcgattttttttaataaggaaaattCTAAAAAGCTATTTCAATATTACGccagaatattttttaatcgtaaaaacaacaaaaatgtgataATAATAACTCCAGTAAGGGAACGTCATAGAGTAACACTGCctaaatgagtttaaaaaaaaaaagtaaaagtgaagAATTTACTTGTACGTTCCCACAGGTGGTGAAGGCAGTGAAGATAAACATGAATCCCACACCCAAGACCACGACGTTAAAAGTCCTCCAGTCAGCCATTGTGCTTGTTtcgttttggggtttttttttttcgtccttCCCGCTGCTACATTTCACGTACTTCGCCTCTCAAAACTTCGCGAAAGAAAGCGCCCCAATGTCATCTAAAGTTATTCAAACGCGAATGGAGTAGGAGGCGATAGCGGCAGCATTGCGAGCTTCTTGTAAGTGTGTGACACCAAGTATGCATGACAACTTGTGACTTGAATTacgggagcttttttttttttttccacttgtgttTCTCTTATGGATGACTTTTTCCCTCCTCCTCGTTAGCTGAAGGCTGCTTCTCTTCTTCCACCTGGAAAGCGGAACATTCCTTGTGTCGCCACTGTTATGGTTCCATCTGGCGGTGAAAAGACAACACGGCACATAACATTTGAATGCATCGAAGCGCATTTCCACCAGgagggggaaacaaaaaaaaaaatcaacaataatTATACTGCGGGTTTTATTAACTGGTGTGAATCAATAAAGGGTAATCGTTAACgtctgaatatttttaaatatacacgAATAAACTTCTAACCAATAGCAATCCGAGAAAGTCtggcgtctgcctcacagataCGCCACCTTGGTACGCTACCCACGTAAAAACGTAGCGGACATATTGGAAAGGTCAATGTCCCCACCATAGGCAATGCGTAGATATTGAAATTAAGTCGTAAATCCCTCAATTCTCAACCGATTTTTATGTGGTGTTCAAAATCAGGTCGGGTGACAATGTGTAATAATTGGGGTAGGTGCAAAAAGTCAATCTTTTAACCTCTAGAAATGTATTTCTTGTTCTCGTCTTAATTGCACGCAACCGTATTGCAGCAAAATTTACCGGAATTTTAGGTTttttagacccccccccccagtcaacACTCTTGATCTACTCTAAGTCCGTTTACCCTCCTAGCTTATCAAAATTTTAAGCACGCACGTGTCGACATTGATAACTGTGGAATTCTCTTCAACATCACAAACAACCAAGAAGATTTCAGAACCGAGAGAATTCCTCGCTACGTTTTTCCGTCTTGGGAAGGTCCAGGCGCTCGTGTGACATTTTGATAAAAACGTAATTTTACTCCACTACAAAAGAGTGTAATTTTTACCCGCAGTCAAATGTTGTCTGGATCAATTTTTTGAAAAGCCATTTtgtaaaatgcataaattactTAATGACAACCAAGCCCTCCAACATTGAAGTGCCACGGATACGTTTTGTTTATGCGGAATTTAACACACATAGAAATACTATATAAATCTGGATTATGTTTAAACAAAACTAAAAGTAGCAAATTTGTGGCGGACACAGTCCCCGTTTGCCTTTTAAGGAAAGGAACCATCTTCCCCTCGATACAATCCTCTTGGGCTGGGGGAACGTTTCCACCGATTGTACACAATCATCATGGCGACCCAGGATGGTGGGTATTGAGCAGAACATCGCAACATTTACCTCGTAACGTTACGGCAACTTTCGAATTTGCAGCGCGACGCTAATAGACGCGTTGACCCCGGGGGCTGCTCAGGcggtgtcttaaaaaaaaacaaaacaaaaaacaaacgaacaaaaaaaaaaaaccaacaatgcACGTTTCATCGTTTGGGTTTTTCCTGACATGTTTCACCAGGTTAGTGACGAGCTAACGTCAATGACTGCTAACCAGGGCGAAATGAGCAGTCCACGCTGTAGTTTGACTTTGCACAATTGGGGGGAATAATCGAAGCGGACGCGAATGACAACCACGGAGGTGTTACAGTCTATAAGTCTGCTGTTTGGGGAAGCGAAAGATTTATTGGAGAAGGCGAGATGCTGTGTCATATCGGCGTTTTGGCACAAAAACGtgccttgtttttttgggaggtggggggggggggttaccgtTCGTAAAAGTCAAACACCCTTACCCGTTACAAAGAGACAGAATTAAGATACATTATAGACACTTCTGTTAAATTAGTTGCATTCTGTGTGTTGTTCAGTCAATTTACTGTCCAAAGTAGTCAAAGATTGGGATGGGACAAACTGCACAAGTCTTGAAAATAATGTCCAAGGTATCGTGATGTTCCTCTAattcagctgggataagatccagTTTTCACTTCAAATAAATGtgaacttttgttttgtccatccttgggttgcaatcacgtgattAAAAACGCCCCCACATTCGAATCGCCGCCATGTCTGCAGACAGGCTAGGCGACATCAACATGGCAACGTCCGCAGACAAATGTGCAAGCGGTcagcggcggatgttttctgcctactttaattcactcgatgaaGTCGCCAAAGTTAAGATATGCGCAGActatcaaactctgtgaagatatcgatccgtgTACTCTGCACGACGTTCTTCCAAAgtatctgaaagacttccctgaagtaaaATATCCGGACATAATAAACTCCCGAGTATTACAGACGTCCTTTTGCACCGGACACCAGGAATAAAACTGGAAAAGCATGGACgcgtacaatttttttcattaccagGCAAAAAACTGGAAAAGCATGGACACGTATAATTTTTCCATTTGCGGATGGTTGCAACCACTTTCCTGCAAGACATTGTCAGGCGACAAAATCTTTATTCTCAGCAGGGTGAGTTTAATTTGTCGGCATATGTTTAATAGCTTGAGAGTCAAAACGTGGTCTTATTAACAACATAGTGCGTCAATAACTTTTTAGCACTGTCATAgaatggcatgttttttttggtgctacttttttctttttgttttgaagagtGCGCCAATGCGTCGGTCGTTTCACTTCCTTAATTAGTATTCCCCAATCTTTATTTCACttaaaatgtgccatttttttggCATTATTTAAATTTTCTCTTAAGCAAGTATGTGTTGCTTCCTGCTTTGCTTGTATGAGGTGTTAAACGACACAAGCTCATCATTACCAGAATGCAAATGGAAGAAtgcaacgcaaaaaaaaaaggtgattgcAACTCAATCGCTTCCCAATTTCTGTTTCCGCGAttt contains these protein-coding regions:
- the LOC133515100 gene encoding UNC93-like protein MFSD11 — encoded protein: MADWRTFNVVVLGVGFMFIFTAFTTCGNVQQTVVKSLQNDTFTGSGYHSLGIIYGVFSFSNLVAPAAVSVLGPKVTMFVSGLLYSGYIGVFIEPSTWSFYLMSVLIGVGAAMLWTAQGQFLVENSEASTINRNTGMFWALLQCSMLFGNLYIYLDWNGRTEIPASSRKNIFLSLLVASIVGTLSFLVLRRTRLPEEEMLSEEEGQSLLATHVMYKHRANTALREVSDDLKSMVQLLKTRNILLLSPCMAYSGLELSFYSGVYGTCLGATAQFGQAAKGLIGISGMVLGVGEIIGGGLFGLVCKNNRFRRTSVVFLGMVVHFVAFYLIFLNIPEDAPVVFSTATTKTPFLTPSMSVALLCSFLLGLGDSCFNTQLYSILGSVYAEQSTPAFAIFKFIQSIFAAVAFFYSGDTLLTWQLLLMVALGFSGTICFFVAERMHDVDVASTEALE